A single Carnobacterium inhibens subsp. inhibens DSM 13024 DNA region contains:
- a CDS encoding DUF5946 family protein: protein MVDNNTIMKNGRCIECGARETDGFSCYEMFQFPLIWEHNDPELYDLHFWLVASYMIQHPSNYTKNAYKLMVELFIDAYDNQWSTDYILRKNRQLVSKIDKITNPLPNIERKRQYRNWPMTIEGIYLGGEENAINNIKEWRKHVRIDLQNNGVFKP, encoded by the coding sequence ATGGTTGATAACAATACGATCATGAAAAACGGAAGATGCATTGAATGTGGTGCAAGAGAAACAGATGGCTTTTCCTGCTATGAAATGTTTCAATTTCCATTGATTTGGGAACACAATGACCCTGAATTGTATGACTTACACTTTTGGCTTGTCGCTAGTTATATGATTCAACACCCCTCTAACTATACAAAGAATGCATATAAACTTATGGTGGAATTATTTATTGATGCATATGATAATCAGTGGTCAACCGACTATATCCTTCGTAAAAATCGGCAGTTGGTTTCAAAAATAGATAAAATAACCAACCCTTTACCGAATATCGAAAGGAAACGCCAATATAGAAATTGGCCGATGACAATCGAAGGTATATACTTAGGCGGAGAAGAAAATGCAATAAATAATATCAAGGAATGGAGAAAGCACGTTCGAATCGATTTACAAAATAATGGTGTTTTTAAACCCTGA
- a CDS encoding IS1380 family transposase, with protein MVTLQETTVKFNNNLYVSHTGGRLSSDSGLALVDEFMDAFHFTEHSKDFVSFKEDRRYWQHDNHKILKQLLFQLIAGYKADISANILQHDPVLQTLSTDGVWASQPSISRFFDRFTEQTIEDLQTLNQVLIDQARLIRNDTDMIIDLDSTHSDTFGSQEQTDYNAHYRTNGYHPLVAFDGLTGDFLKAKLRSGNQYTSNGVNTFLKPLLDHYHQAIPTTDILVRGDSGFATPEIYELCEASGCDYVIRLKSNRNLTRLAEELVYYDDNHPWDEKETYYHSVSYQAGSWTIPRRVCIRSTREAGELLFNHTFIITSFSENIIPKRVFETYNKRGTMENYIKEAKNSFYFDKTDSPRFIENHARMIISVIAYNIINFMRTICFEKNWKNLQVNTIRLRLFKVAGKLVSTARRIYLRLSSSHVYQAEFYAVLRRIQRIRCYI; from the coding sequence ATGGTTACTTTACAAGAAACTACAGTAAAATTCAATAATAATTTATATGTCTCTCATACAGGTGGTCGTTTATCGAGTGATTCTGGTTTGGCACTGGTCGACGAATTCATGGATGCTTTTCATTTTACAGAGCATTCTAAAGACTTCGTTTCGTTTAAAGAAGACCGCCGCTACTGGCAACATGATAATCATAAAATCCTGAAACAATTACTTTTTCAGCTTATCGCTGGCTATAAAGCTGATATATCAGCAAATATCTTACAGCATGATCCAGTATTACAGACTCTTTCGACTGATGGTGTATGGGCTTCCCAGCCCTCTATCTCTCGATTTTTCGATCGATTTACTGAACAAACAATTGAAGATTTACAAACACTTAACCAAGTATTGATTGATCAAGCACGACTTATTCGTAATGATACCGATATGATAATCGATTTGGATTCTACACATTCAGATACCTTCGGTAGCCAAGAACAGACAGATTATAATGCCCATTATAGAACGAACGGTTATCATCCATTAGTCGCTTTTGATGGATTAACTGGTGACTTTTTAAAAGCTAAACTTCGTTCAGGAAACCAATATACTTCCAATGGAGTAAATACATTTCTTAAGCCACTCTTAGATCATTATCACCAAGCAATTCCTACGACAGATATCTTAGTCCGTGGAGATAGTGGTTTCGCAACACCTGAAATCTATGAATTATGTGAAGCCTCCGGTTGTGACTATGTGATTCGTTTAAAGAGCAATCGAAATTTAACTCGTCTAGCTGAAGAACTTGTCTACTACGATGATAATCATCCTTGGGATGAGAAAGAAACTTATTATCATTCTGTTTCATATCAAGCCGGCTCTTGGACTATACCTCGTCGAGTATGTATTCGTTCAACTCGAGAAGCTGGAGAGTTACTCTTTAACCATACTTTTATTATTACCAGTTTCTCGGAAAACATCATACCAAAGAGAGTTTTTGAAACGTATAATAAGCGAGGCACTATGGAAAATTACATCAAAGAAGCCAAAAACAGCTTCTATTTTGACAAGACGGATAGTCCACGGTTCATCGAAAATCACGCGCGTATGATAATCAGTGTAATAGCTTATAATATTATCAATTTTATGCGTACAATCTGTTTTGAAAAGAATTGGAAAAATCTTCAAGTAAATACCATTCGTCTTCGTTTATTCAAAGTAGCCGGAAAGCTAGTCAGCACTGCGAGACGGATCTATTTAAGACTTTCTAGTTCGCATGTTTATCAAGCAGAATTTTACGCCGTCTTGAGGCGAATCCAACGGATTCGATGTTATATTTAA